The sequence CCTCCAGGCGCCCGATCCGGTACCCCTGCTCCTGGATGCGTTGCAGCATGCGCGTCGCCATCTGGGTCTCCGTCGAGCCCTTGAGCTCGGACGGGCCCCTGAAGTGGGCCAGGATGATGTCGCCCGGCTTGAGGGCGGAGCCCTCGGCGTACTGGAAGTTGGTGATCTGCATCGACACCCGCCACAGGACCACGGACGAGACTCCGCACTCCGAGGCGGCCCGGAGGGTGTCGTCGTTGTAGTTGCCGAAGGGCGGGCGGAAGAGCGGCGGCCGCTGGCCGAAGCGCTTCTCCAGGCGCTCCTGCTGGCCGCATATCTCGTGCTTCTGTGCCGCGAACGGCAGGGTGCGGAGGTTCGGGTGGGTCAGCGTGTGGTTGTTTATCGTGCTCGCCGAGCCGTTGTCGCGGAGCTTCTCGAAGTGTCCGTAGTCCGACGCGGCCACACTGTCCGTCAGGAACATGCTGATCGGGAGTTTGAGGTCGGCGGCCATCTTCTGGAACTCGGGGTCCTTCTCCGCACCGTCGTCGAAGGTCAGGAAGACTATTTTCTCCCCGGCCGGCACGGGTATTCGGTCCACGACCCGGGCCTTGCCCGCCTCGGGCTTCGGGAGGGCCGGCTTCTGGGCGGGCTTCGGCGCGTACTGGACGGGGGCCGTCAGGCCCCACTTCTTGTACGCCTCGTCCGACGCGCCTCCCGGCGCCGGGCTCCCCGCCGCCGACGGCGGGGCCGGCGACGGGGTGGCGGTGGCCGTGTCCGGCGCGTGTGTCGTCTTGCGGCCCAGCCGTTCGATGGGTTCCACACTGTCCCCGCACCCCGTCAGGGACAGCGCGAGCGCGCCGGCGGCCAGCGTTCCGGCTACCAACCGGCGCGCGTGCATCACAGATAGTCCTCCAAGCGGGCCACGGCGTACCCCTTGTCCGTGACGGTCTTCATGACATGACGGATCATGTCAGGCATCGTGCCCTTCCAGTCCTCCCGTCCCCGGAAGTGCGTGAGGATGATGTCGCCGGGGTGCAGGTCGCGGTCCCACTCCCGGTAGTCCATCCGGTTGGTGAACGCCTCGGCGTTCCACAGCGGCACCGCCTTGATCCCGCAGGCCTTGGCCGCGAGCAGCGTGTCCTGGTTGTAGTTGCCGTACGGCGGGCGGAAGAGCGTGGGCCGCTTGCCGAACTGCTTCTGGATCATGTCCTGCTGGCCGCAGATCTCCTGGCGCTGCTGCTCGTACGAGAGCCCCGGCATGTAACGGTGGTTGAGCGTGTGGTTGTTGAGGACGACGCCC comes from Streptomyces sp. NBC_01408 and encodes:
- a CDS encoding polysaccharide deacetylase family protein — protein: MHARRLVAGTLAAGALALSLTGCGDSVEPIERLGRKTTHAPDTATATPSPAPPSAAGSPAPGGASDEAYKKWGLTAPVQYAPKPAQKPALPKPEAGKARVVDRIPVPAGEKIVFLTFDDGAEKDPEFQKMAADLKLPISMFLTDSVAASDYGHFEKLRDNGSASTINNHTLTHPNLRTLPFAAQKHEICGQQERLEKRFGQRPPLFRPPFGNYNDDTLRAASECGVSSVVLWRVSMQITNFQYAEGSALKPGDIILAHFRGPSELKGSTETQMATRMLQRIQEQGYRIGRLEDYL